The genomic segment CAAGGATGAAAGAACGTCTCCCCATAATTAACGCACTTAAATCAGATGGAATTATAGGGGAAAACAATAAAGGTTTTCTTGAATTTATTGGAGGAAAACAAGACAGGGCAGAAGTAGTAAAAGCTGAAAATACTGACCGTGCAGCAGTTTATGAAGCTATTGCAAAACAGCAGAACACAACCTCAGAACTTGTTGGAAAGCGCCGTGCCCTGCAGATAGTTTCTGAGGTTGCAAGACCCGGGGAATGGGTTCAGGATTCAGGCGGAAAATGGATAAAAAAATAAGATAGATTTGACAACTTTTTAAAAGTTGTCAAATCTTCTTTCCTGTAATGCACACCCATTTATCCTGCTCTTTTACTTCCAGTATTTCAAAGTTTTGGGATTTCATTTTGTAAACAACCTTATCCCTGTTTTCAACAATAATGCCTGAGCAGATAAATATTGAATT from the Desulfonema limicola genome contains:
- a CDS encoding YdbL family protein yields the protein MTKKIIITIISCFILSTLSVTVFAQDIKTRMKERLPIINALKSDGIIGENNKGFLEFIGGKQDRAEVVKAENTDRAAVYEAIAKQQNTTSELVGKRRALQIVSEVARPGEWVQDSGGKWIKK